The proteins below are encoded in one region of Peromyscus eremicus chromosome 10, PerEre_H2_v1, whole genome shotgun sequence:
- the Sun3 gene encoding SUN domain-containing protein 3 isoform X6: MLTLSWKIILCTVFTSTFLLVGLQNHQWFKETEFPQKPRQLYTVIAEYVSRLYNYQFITEGFRAGTQDRDLDVGTEAEIIEARLRMPKEQLELLKKESQTLENNFREILILIEQIDVLKALLRDLKDGIHNHSWPVPREAVQDKATTEVLDEEMSNLVHYVLKKFRGDQIQMADYALKSAGASVIEAGTSESYKNNKAKLYWHGIGFLNYETPPDMILQPDVHPGKCWAFPGSQGHILIKLARKIIPTAVTMEHISEKVSPSGNTSSAPKDFSVYGILKKCEGEEMLLGQFTYNKTETTIQTFELQNAASESLLCVRLQILSNWGHPKYTCLYRFRVHGIPSDHT; encoded by the exons AT GTTAACTCTATCATGGAAGATTATCCTGTGTACAGTGTTCACATCAACTTTTCTTCTTGTCG GACTTCAAAATCATCAGTGGTTTAAAGAAACAGAGTTTCCTCAAAAACCCAGACAATTATATACCGTAATTGCAGAGTATGTCTCCCGGCTCTATAATTACCAG ttcatcactgagggattcagggcaggaactcaagacagagaCCTGGatgtaggaactgaagcagagatcatagAG GCCAGACTTCGCATGCCTAAGGAGCAACTAGAACTCTTAAA GAAGGAAAGCCAGACTTTGGAGAACAATTTTCGTGAAATTCTGATTTTAATTGAACAAATAGATGTTCTGAAGGCATTACTTAGAGACCTGAAGGACGGCATACACAATCACAGCTGGCCTGTCCCTCGAGAGGCTGTGCAGGACAAGGCTACCACTGAGGTTCTAGATGAG GAAATGTCAAACTTGGTACATTATGTACTTAAAAAGTTCAGAGGGGACCAAATACAGATGGCTGATTATGCCCTGAAGTCAGCTG GAGCCTCTGTCATTGAAGCTGGGACCTCAGAAAGTTACAAAAACAATAAAGCAAAACTGTACTGGCACGGGATAGGGTTCCTCAATTACGAGACGCCACCAGACATGATTCTTCAG CCAGATGTCCACCCTGGAAAGTGCTGGGCCTTTCCAGGCTCCCAGGGTCATATCCTGATCAAGCTAGCCAGGAAGATCATCCCAACAGCAGTTACCATGGAGCACATCTCAGAGAAGGTGTCCCCCTCAGGAAATACCTCGAGTGCACCCAAGGATTTCTCTGTCTAT GGCATTCTGAAAAAATGTGAAGGAGAAGAAATGCTCCTCGGTCAGTTTACGtataacaaaacagaaacaaccaTTCAAACATTCGAGCTCCAG aATGCAGCGTCTGAGTCTTTGTTATGTGTGAGACTTCAAATCCTCAGCAACTGGGGACATCCAAAGTATACTTGTTTGTACAGATTCAGAGTCCATGGCATCCCCAGTGATCACACTTAg
- the Sun3 gene encoding SUN domain-containing protein 3 isoform X1: MLRAALWSDLTCRDRLTLSWKIILCTVFTSTFLLVGLQNHQWFKETEFPQKPRQLYTVIAEYVSRLYNYQFITEGFRAGTQDRDLDVGTEAEIIEARLRMPKEQLELLKKESQTLENNFREILILIEQIDVLKALLRDLKDGIHNHSWPVPREAVQDKATTEVLDEEMSNLVHYVLKKFRGDQIQMADYALKSAGASVIEAGTSESYKNNKAKLYWHGIGFLNYETPPDMILQPDVHPGKCWAFPGSQGHILIKLARKIIPTAVTMEHISEKVSPSGNTSSAPKDFSVYGILKKCEGEEMLLGQFTYNKTETTIQTFELQNAASESLLCVRLQILSNWGHPKYTCLYRFRVHGIPSDHT; the protein is encoded by the exons ATGCTGAGAGCCGCGCTGTGGAGTGACTTGACATGTCGGGACAG GTTAACTCTATCATGGAAGATTATCCTGTGTACAGTGTTCACATCAACTTTTCTTCTTGTCG GACTTCAAAATCATCAGTGGTTTAAAGAAACAGAGTTTCCTCAAAAACCCAGACAATTATATACCGTAATTGCAGAGTATGTCTCCCGGCTCTATAATTACCAG ttcatcactgagggattcagggcaggaactcaagacagagaCCTGGatgtaggaactgaagcagagatcatagAG GCCAGACTTCGCATGCCTAAGGAGCAACTAGAACTCTTAAA GAAGGAAAGCCAGACTTTGGAGAACAATTTTCGTGAAATTCTGATTTTAATTGAACAAATAGATGTTCTGAAGGCATTACTTAGAGACCTGAAGGACGGCATACACAATCACAGCTGGCCTGTCCCTCGAGAGGCTGTGCAGGACAAGGCTACCACTGAGGTTCTAGATGAG GAAATGTCAAACTTGGTACATTATGTACTTAAAAAGTTCAGAGGGGACCAAATACAGATGGCTGATTATGCCCTGAAGTCAGCTG GAGCCTCTGTCATTGAAGCTGGGACCTCAGAAAGTTACAAAAACAATAAAGCAAAACTGTACTGGCACGGGATAGGGTTCCTCAATTACGAGACGCCACCAGACATGATTCTTCAG CCAGATGTCCACCCTGGAAAGTGCTGGGCCTTTCCAGGCTCCCAGGGTCATATCCTGATCAAGCTAGCCAGGAAGATCATCCCAACAGCAGTTACCATGGAGCACATCTCAGAGAAGGTGTCCCCCTCAGGAAATACCTCGAGTGCACCCAAGGATTTCTCTGTCTAT GGCATTCTGAAAAAATGTGAAGGAGAAGAAATGCTCCTCGGTCAGTTTACGtataacaaaacagaaacaaccaTTCAAACATTCGAGCTCCAG aATGCAGCGTCTGAGTCTTTGTTATGTGTGAGACTTCAAATCCTCAGCAACTGGGGACATCCAAAGTATACTTGTTTGTACAGATTCAGAGTCCATGGCATCCCCAGTGATCACACTTAg
- the Sun3 gene encoding SUN domain-containing protein 3 isoform X2 produces the protein MLRAALWSDLTCRDRLTLSWKIILCTVFTSTFLLVGLQNHQWFKETEFPQKPRQLYTVIAEYVSRLYNYQFITEGFRAGTQDRDLDVGTEAEIIEARLRMPKEQLELLKKESQTLENNFREILILIEQIDVLKALLRDLKDGIHNHSWPVPREAVQDKATTEEMSNLVHYVLKKFRGDQIQMADYALKSAGASVIEAGTSESYKNNKAKLYWHGIGFLNYETPPDMILQPDVHPGKCWAFPGSQGHILIKLARKIIPTAVTMEHISEKVSPSGNTSSAPKDFSVYGILKKCEGEEMLLGQFTYNKTETTIQTFELQNAASESLLCVRLQILSNWGHPKYTCLYRFRVHGIPSDHT, from the exons ATGCTGAGAGCCGCGCTGTGGAGTGACTTGACATGTCGGGACAG GTTAACTCTATCATGGAAGATTATCCTGTGTACAGTGTTCACATCAACTTTTCTTCTTGTCG GACTTCAAAATCATCAGTGGTTTAAAGAAACAGAGTTTCCTCAAAAACCCAGACAATTATATACCGTAATTGCAGAGTATGTCTCCCGGCTCTATAATTACCAG ttcatcactgagggattcagggcaggaactcaagacagagaCCTGGatgtaggaactgaagcagagatcatagAG GCCAGACTTCGCATGCCTAAGGAGCAACTAGAACTCTTAAA GAAGGAAAGCCAGACTTTGGAGAACAATTTTCGTGAAATTCTGATTTTAATTGAACAAATAGATGTTCTGAAGGCATTACTTAGAGACCTGAAGGACGGCATACACAATCACAGCTGGCCTGTCCCTCGAGAGGCTGTGCAGGACAAGGCTACCACTGAG GAAATGTCAAACTTGGTACATTATGTACTTAAAAAGTTCAGAGGGGACCAAATACAGATGGCTGATTATGCCCTGAAGTCAGCTG GAGCCTCTGTCATTGAAGCTGGGACCTCAGAAAGTTACAAAAACAATAAAGCAAAACTGTACTGGCACGGGATAGGGTTCCTCAATTACGAGACGCCACCAGACATGATTCTTCAG CCAGATGTCCACCCTGGAAAGTGCTGGGCCTTTCCAGGCTCCCAGGGTCATATCCTGATCAAGCTAGCCAGGAAGATCATCCCAACAGCAGTTACCATGGAGCACATCTCAGAGAAGGTGTCCCCCTCAGGAAATACCTCGAGTGCACCCAAGGATTTCTCTGTCTAT GGCATTCTGAAAAAATGTGAAGGAGAAGAAATGCTCCTCGGTCAGTTTACGtataacaaaacagaaacaaccaTTCAAACATTCGAGCTCCAG aATGCAGCGTCTGAGTCTTTGTTATGTGTGAGACTTCAAATCCTCAGCAACTGGGGACATCCAAAGTATACTTGTTTGTACAGATTCAGAGTCCATGGCATCCCCAGTGATCACACTTAg
- the Sun3 gene encoding SUN domain-containing protein 3 isoform X4, producing the protein MLRAALWSDLTCRDRLTLSWKIILCTVFTSTFLLVGLQNHQWFKETEFPQKPRQLYTVIAEYVSRLYNYQARLRMPKEQLELLKKESQTLENNFREILILIEQIDVLKALLRDLKDGIHNHSWPVPREAVQDKATTEVLDEEMSNLVHYVLKKFRGDQIQMADYALKSAGASVIEAGTSESYKNNKAKLYWHGIGFLNYETPPDMILQPDVHPGKCWAFPGSQGHILIKLARKIIPTAVTMEHISEKVSPSGNTSSAPKDFSVYGILKKCEGEEMLLGQFTYNKTETTIQTFELQNAASESLLCVRLQILSNWGHPKYTCLYRFRVHGIPSDHT; encoded by the exons ATGCTGAGAGCCGCGCTGTGGAGTGACTTGACATGTCGGGACAG GTTAACTCTATCATGGAAGATTATCCTGTGTACAGTGTTCACATCAACTTTTCTTCTTGTCG GACTTCAAAATCATCAGTGGTTTAAAGAAACAGAGTTTCCTCAAAAACCCAGACAATTATATACCGTAATTGCAGAGTATGTCTCCCGGCTCTATAATTACCAG GCCAGACTTCGCATGCCTAAGGAGCAACTAGAACTCTTAAA GAAGGAAAGCCAGACTTTGGAGAACAATTTTCGTGAAATTCTGATTTTAATTGAACAAATAGATGTTCTGAAGGCATTACTTAGAGACCTGAAGGACGGCATACACAATCACAGCTGGCCTGTCCCTCGAGAGGCTGTGCAGGACAAGGCTACCACTGAGGTTCTAGATGAG GAAATGTCAAACTTGGTACATTATGTACTTAAAAAGTTCAGAGGGGACCAAATACAGATGGCTGATTATGCCCTGAAGTCAGCTG GAGCCTCTGTCATTGAAGCTGGGACCTCAGAAAGTTACAAAAACAATAAAGCAAAACTGTACTGGCACGGGATAGGGTTCCTCAATTACGAGACGCCACCAGACATGATTCTTCAG CCAGATGTCCACCCTGGAAAGTGCTGGGCCTTTCCAGGCTCCCAGGGTCATATCCTGATCAAGCTAGCCAGGAAGATCATCCCAACAGCAGTTACCATGGAGCACATCTCAGAGAAGGTGTCCCCCTCAGGAAATACCTCGAGTGCACCCAAGGATTTCTCTGTCTAT GGCATTCTGAAAAAATGTGAAGGAGAAGAAATGCTCCTCGGTCAGTTTACGtataacaaaacagaaacaaccaTTCAAACATTCGAGCTCCAG aATGCAGCGTCTGAGTCTTTGTTATGTGTGAGACTTCAAATCCTCAGCAACTGGGGACATCCAAAGTATACTTGTTTGTACAGATTCAGAGTCCATGGCATCCCCAGTGATCACACTTAg
- the Sun3 gene encoding SUN domain-containing protein 3 isoform X5, with protein MLRAALWSDLTCRDRLTLSWKIILCTVFTSTFLLVGLQNHQWFKETEFPQKPRQLYTVIAEYVSRLYNYQARLRMPKEQLELLKKESQTLENNFREILILIEQIDVLKALLRDLKDGIHNHSWPVPREAVQDKATTEEMSNLVHYVLKKFRGDQIQMADYALKSAGASVIEAGTSESYKNNKAKLYWHGIGFLNYETPPDMILQPDVHPGKCWAFPGSQGHILIKLARKIIPTAVTMEHISEKVSPSGNTSSAPKDFSVYGILKKCEGEEMLLGQFTYNKTETTIQTFELQNAASESLLCVRLQILSNWGHPKYTCLYRFRVHGIPSDHT; from the exons ATGCTGAGAGCCGCGCTGTGGAGTGACTTGACATGTCGGGACAG GTTAACTCTATCATGGAAGATTATCCTGTGTACAGTGTTCACATCAACTTTTCTTCTTGTCG GACTTCAAAATCATCAGTGGTTTAAAGAAACAGAGTTTCCTCAAAAACCCAGACAATTATATACCGTAATTGCAGAGTATGTCTCCCGGCTCTATAATTACCAG GCCAGACTTCGCATGCCTAAGGAGCAACTAGAACTCTTAAA GAAGGAAAGCCAGACTTTGGAGAACAATTTTCGTGAAATTCTGATTTTAATTGAACAAATAGATGTTCTGAAGGCATTACTTAGAGACCTGAAGGACGGCATACACAATCACAGCTGGCCTGTCCCTCGAGAGGCTGTGCAGGACAAGGCTACCACTGAG GAAATGTCAAACTTGGTACATTATGTACTTAAAAAGTTCAGAGGGGACCAAATACAGATGGCTGATTATGCCCTGAAGTCAGCTG GAGCCTCTGTCATTGAAGCTGGGACCTCAGAAAGTTACAAAAACAATAAAGCAAAACTGTACTGGCACGGGATAGGGTTCCTCAATTACGAGACGCCACCAGACATGATTCTTCAG CCAGATGTCCACCCTGGAAAGTGCTGGGCCTTTCCAGGCTCCCAGGGTCATATCCTGATCAAGCTAGCCAGGAAGATCATCCCAACAGCAGTTACCATGGAGCACATCTCAGAGAAGGTGTCCCCCTCAGGAAATACCTCGAGTGCACCCAAGGATTTCTCTGTCTAT GGCATTCTGAAAAAATGTGAAGGAGAAGAAATGCTCCTCGGTCAGTTTACGtataacaaaacagaaacaaccaTTCAAACATTCGAGCTCCAG aATGCAGCGTCTGAGTCTTTGTTATGTGTGAGACTTCAAATCCTCAGCAACTGGGGACATCCAAAGTATACTTGTTTGTACAGATTCAGAGTCCATGGCATCCCCAGTGATCACACTTAg
- the Sun3 gene encoding SUN domain-containing protein 3 isoform X3 — protein sequence MRAGPALNAPTAAAGTPPRAPNRNPSNFRLTLSWKIILCTVFTSTFLLVGLQNHQWFKETEFPQKPRQLYTVIAEYVSRLYNYQFITEGFRAGTQDRDLDVGTEAEIIEARLRMPKEQLELLKKESQTLENNFREILILIEQIDVLKALLRDLKDGIHNHSWPVPREAVQDKATTEVLDEEMSNLVHYVLKKFRGDQIQMADYALKSAGASVIEAGTSESYKNNKAKLYWHGIGFLNYETPPDMILQPDVHPGKCWAFPGSQGHILIKLARKIIPTAVTMEHISEKVSPSGNTSSAPKDFSVYGILKKCEGEEMLLGQFTYNKTETTIQTFELQNAASESLLCVRLQILSNWGHPKYTCLYRFRVHGIPSDHT from the exons GTTAACTCTATCATGGAAGATTATCCTGTGTACAGTGTTCACATCAACTTTTCTTCTTGTCG GACTTCAAAATCATCAGTGGTTTAAAGAAACAGAGTTTCCTCAAAAACCCAGACAATTATATACCGTAATTGCAGAGTATGTCTCCCGGCTCTATAATTACCAG ttcatcactgagggattcagggcaggaactcaagacagagaCCTGGatgtaggaactgaagcagagatcatagAG GCCAGACTTCGCATGCCTAAGGAGCAACTAGAACTCTTAAA GAAGGAAAGCCAGACTTTGGAGAACAATTTTCGTGAAATTCTGATTTTAATTGAACAAATAGATGTTCTGAAGGCATTACTTAGAGACCTGAAGGACGGCATACACAATCACAGCTGGCCTGTCCCTCGAGAGGCTGTGCAGGACAAGGCTACCACTGAGGTTCTAGATGAG GAAATGTCAAACTTGGTACATTATGTACTTAAAAAGTTCAGAGGGGACCAAATACAGATGGCTGATTATGCCCTGAAGTCAGCTG GAGCCTCTGTCATTGAAGCTGGGACCTCAGAAAGTTACAAAAACAATAAAGCAAAACTGTACTGGCACGGGATAGGGTTCCTCAATTACGAGACGCCACCAGACATGATTCTTCAG CCAGATGTCCACCCTGGAAAGTGCTGGGCCTTTCCAGGCTCCCAGGGTCATATCCTGATCAAGCTAGCCAGGAAGATCATCCCAACAGCAGTTACCATGGAGCACATCTCAGAGAAGGTGTCCCCCTCAGGAAATACCTCGAGTGCACCCAAGGATTTCTCTGTCTAT GGCATTCTGAAAAAATGTGAAGGAGAAGAAATGCTCCTCGGTCAGTTTACGtataacaaaacagaaacaaccaTTCAAACATTCGAGCTCCAG aATGCAGCGTCTGAGTCTTTGTTATGTGTGAGACTTCAAATCCTCAGCAACTGGGGACATCCAAAGTATACTTGTTTGTACAGATTCAGAGTCCATGGCATCCCCAGTGATCACACTTAg
- the Sun3 gene encoding SUN domain-containing protein 3 isoform X7 codes for MLTLSWKIILCTVFTSTFLLVGLQNHQWFKETEFPQKPRQLYTVIAEYVSRLYNYQFITEGFRAGTQDRDLDVGTEAEIIEARLRMPKEQLELLKKESQTLENNFREILILIEQIDVLKALLRDLKDGIHNHSWPVPREAVQDKATTEVLDEEMSNLVHYVLKKFRGDQIQMADYALKSAGASVIEAGTSESYKNNKAKLYWHGIGFLNYETPPDMILQPDVHPGKCWAFPGSQGHILIKLARKIIPTAVTMEHISEKVSPSGNTSSAPKDFSVYGILKKCEGEEMLLGQFTYNKTETTIQTFELQNAASESLLCVRLQILSNWGHPKYTCLYRFRVHGIPSDHT; via the exons GTTAACTCTATCATGGAAGATTATCCTGTGTACAGTGTTCACATCAACTTTTCTTCTTGTCG GACTTCAAAATCATCAGTGGTTTAAAGAAACAGAGTTTCCTCAAAAACCCAGACAATTATATACCGTAATTGCAGAGTATGTCTCCCGGCTCTATAATTACCAG ttcatcactgagggattcagggcaggaactcaagacagagaCCTGGatgtaggaactgaagcagagatcatagAG GCCAGACTTCGCATGCCTAAGGAGCAACTAGAACTCTTAAA GAAGGAAAGCCAGACTTTGGAGAACAATTTTCGTGAAATTCTGATTTTAATTGAACAAATAGATGTTCTGAAGGCATTACTTAGAGACCTGAAGGACGGCATACACAATCACAGCTGGCCTGTCCCTCGAGAGGCTGTGCAGGACAAGGCTACCACTGAGGTTCTAGATGAG GAAATGTCAAACTTGGTACATTATGTACTTAAAAAGTTCAGAGGGGACCAAATACAGATGGCTGATTATGCCCTGAAGTCAGCTG GAGCCTCTGTCATTGAAGCTGGGACCTCAGAAAGTTACAAAAACAATAAAGCAAAACTGTACTGGCACGGGATAGGGTTCCTCAATTACGAGACGCCACCAGACATGATTCTTCAG CCAGATGTCCACCCTGGAAAGTGCTGGGCCTTTCCAGGCTCCCAGGGTCATATCCTGATCAAGCTAGCCAGGAAGATCATCCCAACAGCAGTTACCATGGAGCACATCTCAGAGAAGGTGTCCCCCTCAGGAAATACCTCGAGTGCACCCAAGGATTTCTCTGTCTAT GGCATTCTGAAAAAATGTGAAGGAGAAGAAATGCTCCTCGGTCAGTTTACGtataacaaaacagaaacaaccaTTCAAACATTCGAGCTCCAG aATGCAGCGTCTGAGTCTTTGTTATGTGTGAGACTTCAAATCCTCAGCAACTGGGGACATCCAAAGTATACTTGTTTGTACAGATTCAGAGTCCATGGCATCCCCAGTGATCACACTTAg